A genomic region of Candidatus Babeliales bacterium contains the following coding sequences:
- a CDS encoding MoxR family ATPase translates to MELLNQEIIEQLKSESVRFQALQQEVQKVIVGNEQTITFIMIALLSNGHILLEGVPGVAKTTMIKTITQALGLHFKRIQFTPDLLPADLIGTLIYNPKTQEFETKKGPIFANLILADEINRTPAKVQAALLEAMQEQQVTIGSNTFPLDKPFLVFATQNPLEQEGTYRLPEAQIDRFMFKLLIDYLTPSQEKQLLQRTSVTAPVHQVLTHEDIFAAQEFVKKIYVDEKVIDYIISIVFATRNPSAYKMPQLKSLIEYGVSPRATLGLFQAAQAHAFLRKRHFVTPDDVKAVVHPLLRHRITLTYDAQADGIKPDDVITTIIQTVPTP, encoded by the coding sequence ATGGAACTGCTCAATCAAGAAATTATCGAACAGTTAAAATCGGAAAGCGTGCGATTTCAAGCACTGCAGCAAGAGGTGCAGAAAGTAATCGTTGGTAACGAGCAAACGATTACATTTATCATGATTGCCCTTCTTTCAAATGGGCACATTTTGCTTGAAGGCGTTCCTGGTGTTGCTAAAACAACAATGATAAAAACAATCACGCAGGCACTCGGGCTTCATTTTAAACGTATTCAATTTACTCCCGATTTATTGCCCGCAGATTTAATCGGTACCTTAATTTATAATCCAAAGACTCAAGAATTTGAAACTAAAAAAGGCCCCATTTTTGCTAATCTCATTCTCGCTGATGAAATTAACCGAACTCCTGCAAAAGTACAGGCGGCACTTCTGGAGGCGATGCAAGAGCAACAGGTGACCATTGGTTCAAATACGTTTCCGCTTGATAAGCCGTTCTTAGTTTTTGCTACGCAAAATCCTTTAGAGCAAGAGGGCACTTATCGTTTACCGGAAGCGCAAATCGATCGCTTCATGTTTAAGTTGCTTATTGATTATCTAACGCCATCACAAGAAAAGCAGCTTTTGCAACGAACTTCAGTAACCGCGCCTGTGCATCAAGTATTAACGCACGAAGATATTTTTGCAGCGCAAGAATTTGTGAAAAAAATATATGTCGACGAAAAAGTAATCGATTATATCATTTCTATTGTTTTTGCGACGCGTAATCCAAGCGCATATAAAATGCCTCAGTTGAAATCGCTCATTGAATATGGTGTTTCGCCTCGGGCGACACTTGGTCTGTTTCAAGCTGCGCAAGCACACGCTTTTTTAAGAAAACGTCATTTTGTGACGCCTGATGATGTTAAAGCGGTTGTTCATCCACTCTTGCGTCATCGCATTACACTAACGTATGATGCGCAAGCGGATGGTATAAAACCGGATGATGTTATTACCACAATTATCCAAACGGTTCCAACGCCGTAA
- a CDS encoding type II secretion system protein N, with translation MKQPWWLINSILVLVAALAIAFMFFARPKLPARVSFQPKNEVRAHKQEITKIDLAKIYANDLFDTYKAPAVMQPEVPDSLGTPLPPPPTPKMSTVPQAPPPRFLEPLAINLKGIVVGSDERLDIAIIESTKEGRSKNYRLGEKIEDAQLIKIYKNKIILIRANGQQETLYVNQFDAELEQLLSPKTNWDSVINKVSETEYLVDPDLFVERVENLAQFIDMFNITTVFQQGVSIGCRIGKMQATSPGFALGILPGDIIQEINGISCATVNGRVQAYEKISSLPIGGTIAVKLLRKNIPISLFYKLQKLDQVIQPALADVQGSDATVTAQRAVKEPDRITVARDLGTFELEEQRVALRHKQEKYRSVVNENNKHEKRIMVSQKPQRTLRGKLQDSFERNI, from the coding sequence ATGAAACAGCCATGGTGGTTAATAAATAGTATTCTTGTTTTAGTGGCAGCGCTAGCGATTGCATTTATGTTTTTTGCCAGACCAAAGCTACCGGCGCGAGTTTCTTTTCAGCCGAAGAATGAAGTTCGCGCACACAAGCAAGAAATAACAAAAATCGATTTGGCAAAAATTTATGCCAATGATTTATTTGACACCTACAAAGCGCCGGCAGTAATGCAGCCAGAAGTGCCAGATTCTTTAGGCACACCATTGCCTCCACCACCAACTCCAAAAATGAGCACTGTTCCGCAAGCGCCTCCTCCTCGGTTCCTTGAGCCATTAGCAATTAATCTAAAAGGTATAGTAGTTGGCTCTGATGAGCGCCTCGATATTGCGATTATTGAAAGCACTAAAGAGGGAAGATCGAAAAACTATCGCCTTGGTGAAAAAATTGAAGATGCTCAACTGATAAAGATTTATAAAAATAAAATTATTTTGATTCGTGCAAATGGCCAGCAGGAAACTCTCTATGTGAATCAATTTGATGCAGAGCTTGAGCAGCTGTTATCGCCAAAAACAAATTGGGATTCTGTCATTAACAAAGTGAGTGAAACAGAATATTTAGTTGATCCCGATCTCTTTGTAGAACGTGTTGAAAATCTTGCCCAGTTTATTGATATGTTCAACATTACGACGGTGTTCCAACAAGGCGTGAGCATCGGATGCCGCATTGGCAAAATGCAGGCTACATCACCAGGATTTGCGCTCGGCATTCTGCCCGGCGATATTATCCAAGAAATAAATGGCATTTCTTGTGCAACGGTAAATGGCCGCGTACAGGCGTACGAAAAAATCTCTTCATTGCCTATTGGTGGTACCATAGCAGTGAAATTATTGCGCAAAAATATACCAATTAGTTTATTCTATAAGCTACAAAAGTTGGATCAAGTTATTCAACCGGCGCTTGCTGATGTACAAGGGTCGGATGCAACAGTAACGGCGCAACGAGCAGTAAAAGAACCTGATCGTATAACGGTAGCTCGAGATCTGGGCACATTTGAACTTGAAGAGCAACGCGTAGCGCTGCGCCATAAGCAGGAAAAATATAGATCAGTGGTTAATGAAAATAATAAACATGAAAAAAGAATTATGGTCTCCCAAAAACCGCAGCGAACATTGCGTGGCAAATTGCAGGATAGCTTTGAGCGCAACATATAA
- a CDS encoding secretin N-terminal domain-containing protein has translation MNKYIVFLALSSSVLTSTIFSDEPTASVAGSSRKATKKSVNAVSLPESANTPIENSDNHNTPVFDQDPRFEQVCLINEGDQSERLVIDKDEAKETSIIGALARPITATDDPKEAIEINFDNTDLQNVLSWVSDVFQVNFLADDAINPQPASARIVSGNKITFKTQKPLTKRQVWDLFITFLDLFGLSIVKGTSPNLYKVVSTDPKAVRSAARSTLTSFLNVHWSCLPNSDERIRYIYFIRNSTLATLQGIVDAFRSNTGTVNPLPDLNAFVLTDKGTNVRSVMQIVEELDSTSSPEALSVLKLEHADAEEVKAFYDKLTQAEDPRGLAARILGAKKAPSSIYFPDNTRVFAERRTNTLIILGTQEGIRKVEDFIINYVDTEIKVPYSPLYVYELQYTKAEDVAAILTAVTKFAPDSAASQSGGVRDGDKYLRPMTFQAEPSGNRLLISAEKEDYLKVLDIIKKLDVKQPQIALEVLVVNVVANDDRAIGVQIRNKGQDVFGHGINAQTSGMPLGGGTFSSPVVDPNSGSLLANLISLAQGQTVGATLISISNKFNSVWALFKLLETQVHLNVISNPFLVTVNNYAAQVSLGETRRVITGQVQSQVNTETQGDVTANLTVNITPLINSTGNINLQINISVDSFTDTNNPSSATRDTKTIKTNANVGNGEVLAIGGLLRSTEADVTYKVPILGDIPLLGWLFKNKEKTKNKDNLLVFISPRIIEPKLEGGIGSYSQDKADHSKVIMTEMRHPAERRDIIHRWFFNDRPDENTEVVDNYIAGKNQEQWCNPDCMNPYYDRVRVVGVGDLPPDVRARLAPGISREDVTLEQERTDFAAADPKNGTPEKPVNVQLKTVNAKEIITSEKKSIVAQALQTKKSPPGPETKGASAKKSVKRRGSIMSSLPEGKEAVA, from the coding sequence ATGAATAAGTATATTGTTTTTTTAGCGTTATCTAGTTCTGTGCTCACGAGTACGATTTTTTCTGATGAGCCAACAGCTTCTGTAGCGGGAAGTAGTAGAAAAGCCACAAAAAAATCTGTTAATGCTGTTTCTTTGCCGGAATCTGCAAACACACCAATAGAAAATAGTGATAATCACAATACGCCAGTATTTGATCAAGATCCTCGCTTTGAGCAAGTTTGTCTCATAAATGAAGGCGATCAAAGTGAACGTCTTGTCATCGATAAAGATGAAGCGAAAGAAACAAGTATTATTGGTGCGTTAGCGCGCCCAATAACTGCAACCGATGACCCTAAAGAAGCAATCGAGATCAATTTTGATAATACCGATCTTCAGAATGTTTTATCGTGGGTTTCTGATGTATTTCAAGTTAATTTCTTAGCTGACGATGCAATTAATCCGCAACCTGCAAGCGCAAGAATAGTGAGCGGTAATAAAATTACGTTCAAAACTCAAAAGCCGCTTACTAAACGGCAAGTATGGGATCTTTTCATTACGTTCCTTGATCTTTTTGGATTGAGTATTGTCAAAGGCACATCACCGAATCTTTATAAGGTTGTCTCAACAGATCCTAAGGCGGTTCGTTCTGCTGCTCGTTCAACACTAACTTCTTTTTTGAATGTTCATTGGTCTTGTTTGCCAAATAGTGATGAACGAATTCGTTACATTTATTTTATCCGCAATAGTACTCTTGCAACTCTTCAGGGGATCGTAGATGCGTTCAGAAGCAACACGGGAACGGTAAATCCATTGCCCGACCTTAATGCATTTGTTTTAACCGATAAAGGAACGAACGTTCGTTCGGTGATGCAAATTGTTGAAGAACTTGATAGCACTAGTTCGCCTGAAGCGCTTTCTGTTCTTAAATTAGAGCATGCGGATGCTGAAGAGGTAAAAGCTTTTTATGATAAATTAACCCAAGCTGAAGATCCACGAGGGCTTGCTGCGCGTATTTTGGGGGCAAAAAAAGCACCGTCATCTATTTACTTTCCAGATAACACGCGTGTATTTGCAGAGCGCCGAACCAATACATTGATTATTTTAGGTACTCAGGAAGGTATTCGAAAAGTTGAAGATTTTATTATTAATTACGTTGATACCGAAATAAAAGTTCCTTATTCGCCATTGTATGTTTATGAATTGCAATATACAAAAGCGGAAGACGTGGCCGCTATTTTAACTGCGGTGACTAAGTTTGCGCCAGATTCTGCAGCTTCGCAAAGTGGTGGTGTACGAGATGGTGATAAATATTTACGACCGATGACGTTCCAAGCTGAACCATCTGGCAATAGATTATTGATAAGTGCAGAAAAAGAAGATTATTTAAAAGTCCTCGATATTATAAAAAAACTAGATGTTAAGCAACCACAAATTGCGTTAGAAGTTCTTGTGGTTAACGTTGTTGCAAACGATGATCGTGCAATCGGTGTTCAAATTCGCAATAAAGGTCAGGATGTTTTTGGGCATGGCATTAATGCTCAAACCTCTGGCATGCCTTTGGGCGGCGGAACATTTTCTTCGCCGGTGGTTGATCCAAATAGCGGAAGTTTGCTTGCCAATCTTATTTCGCTCGCACAAGGTCAAACCGTAGGCGCGACATTAATATCGATCTCCAATAAATTTAATAGTGTTTGGGCGCTCTTTAAATTGCTTGAAACGCAAGTGCATTTGAATGTTATCTCCAATCCATTCTTGGTAACGGTGAATAACTACGCTGCCCAGGTTTCGCTTGGTGAAACACGCCGTGTAATAACGGGCCAGGTTCAGTCGCAGGTGAATACTGAAACGCAGGGAGACGTAACTGCAAATTTAACCGTAAATATTACGCCGCTTATTAATAGCACCGGAAATATTAACTTGCAAATTAATATCAGTGTTGATTCTTTTACCGACACGAACAATCCTTCAAGCGCAACGCGTGATACCAAAACAATAAAAACTAATGCAAACGTCGGTAATGGAGAAGTTCTTGCGATCGGTGGATTACTCAGGTCAACCGAGGCTGATGTTACCTATAAAGTACCGATTTTGGGGGACATTCCACTACTTGGATGGCTCTTTAAAAATAAAGAAAAAACCAAGAATAAAGATAATTTATTGGTATTTATTTCGCCACGCATTATTGAACCAAAATTAGAAGGCGGCATTGGTTCTTATTCGCAAGATAAAGCTGATCACAGCAAAGTGATTATGACCGAAATGCGCCATCCTGCAGAGCGTCGCGATATTATTCATCGCTGGTTCTTTAATGATCGACCAGATGAAAACACAGAAGTGGTCGATAATTATATTGCCGGCAAAAATCAAGAACAATGGTGCAATCCAGACTGCATGAATCCTTATTATGACCGCGTGCGTGTCGTTGGTGTAGGTGATTTACCGCCTGACGTACGTGCAAGGCTTGCCCCTGGAATTAGCAGGGAAGATGTTACTTTGGAGCAAGAGCGCACCGATTTTGCTGCAGCTGATCCTAAAAATGGAACTCCCGAAAAGCCGGTAAACGTGCAATTGAAAACGGTTAACGCTAAAGAAATTATAACTTCAGAAAAAAAATCAATTGTTGCTCAAGCACTACAGACAAAAAAATCACCTCCTGGCCCAGAGACTAAAGGTGCTTCTGCAAAAAAATCTGTCAAACGGCGAGGATCGATTATGAGCTCGTTACCTGAAGGTAAGGAGGCAGTAGCATGA
- the pilM gene encoding pilus assembly protein PilM yields the protein MIDIFIPRKIGSYFVLPQRILGIDINKRFVHAAQLSCAGNRIVIEKLMQEPIETDQSVEYPQRVASAIKRIIKRADRYDAIRTPLSSTGIVFKQLTLPFTDYEKIKMVVPYEIESSLPFSLADAIVDVIVIATDEEKKSSTVLVAATQKSLVQETLSYFQLAGVEPQAVTVDVFDIYGLYMMMPSLSNLSGSVVLIDVGHYMTRIMLIIDRQLKLIRTVPKGVVTIARSMANLLNISPTQALEELLRFGFEKHDGAEYYQSVTSGSADFWQTVQFTLQSFSSQIPSGQIDHIILMGSGCEIAGMRQYAVNFLKHDVTIFDPHALLNNKAITIKQGQRIEQDAVHSLAAALPSPITSDINLRQAELAPSTANLFVQQFLTAAILAFSILAGLIGYSWWQTSSAAKKVKSSEREVVRALQDLQLTDAFDLQRAETEAAEKVQREEELWFAFSRQTRFSFLKALQEMSSAIDRDAIGLKLRKLVITPNALLFEGEVKDFNALKVLERELRESNLFIIVPTMQELKINEKFFFKKNGTEQ from the coding sequence ATGATCGATATTTTTATTCCAAGAAAAATTGGATCTTATTTTGTTCTCCCTCAGCGTATTCTTGGCATTGATATTAATAAGCGATTTGTACATGCAGCTCAATTATCGTGCGCTGGAAATCGGATAGTTATTGAAAAGTTAATGCAGGAGCCGATAGAAACTGATCAAAGCGTAGAATATCCACAACGTGTTGCATCTGCCATTAAAAGAATTATAAAACGAGCCGATCGTTACGATGCTATCAGGACGCCGCTCAGCAGTACCGGTATTGTTTTCAAGCAATTAACGTTACCGTTCACAGATTATGAAAAAATTAAAATGGTTGTGCCGTATGAAATCGAATCATCGCTCCCATTTTCCCTTGCGGATGCAATAGTTGATGTTATTGTTATCGCGACTGATGAAGAAAAAAAGAGCTCTACAGTGCTCGTTGCCGCGACGCAAAAATCGCTCGTGCAAGAAACGCTGTCCTATTTTCAGTTGGCAGGCGTTGAGCCTCAAGCTGTTACGGTCGACGTTTTTGATATTTACGGGTTGTACATGATGATGCCATCACTTTCCAATCTTTCAGGAAGTGTTGTACTGATCGATGTTGGCCATTATATGACGCGTATCATGCTTATAATTGATCGCCAACTAAAACTTATTCGCACGGTGCCTAAAGGTGTTGTCACGATTGCGCGTTCAATGGCAAATTTACTCAATATTTCGCCAACGCAGGCTTTAGAAGAGCTTTTGCGATTTGGTTTTGAAAAACATGATGGCGCGGAATATTATCAATCGGTTACTTCTGGTTCTGCAGATTTTTGGCAAACGGTTCAGTTTACGCTTCAATCGTTTAGCTCTCAAATTCCTTCTGGCCAAATTGATCATATTATTTTAATGGGATCCGGATGCGAAATTGCAGGTATGCGGCAATATGCAGTAAATTTCCTCAAGCATGATGTAACTATTTTTGATCCACATGCATTATTAAATAATAAAGCAATCACAATTAAACAGGGGCAGCGAATTGAGCAAGACGCGGTGCACAGTTTAGCAGCAGCGTTGCCTAGCCCTATCACGAGCGATATTAATTTGCGACAAGCTGAACTTGCGCCTTCGACTGCAAATTTATTTGTTCAACAATTTCTCACCGCTGCGATCTTGGCATTTTCAATTCTTGCTGGATTGATTGGCTATTCGTGGTGGCAAACTTCATCCGCTGCAAAAAAAGTAAAAAGTAGCGAGCGGGAAGTTGTTCGAGCACTTCAGGATCTACAACTTACCGATGCGTTCGATTTGCAGCGTGCTGAAACTGAAGCTGCTGAAAAAGTGCAGCGTGAAGAGGAATTATGGTTTGCATTCTCGCGACAAACGCGATTCTCATTCCTGAAAGCATTGCAGGAAATGAGCAGTGCAATTGATCGTGATGCAATCGGATTGAAATTGCGCAAATTAGTGATTACCCCAAACGCTTTGCTTTTTGAGGGTGAGGTAAAAGATTTTAACGCACTTAAAGTACTTGAGCGCGAATTGCGCGAATCAAATCTCTTCATTATTGTTCCGACGATGCAAGAGTTAAAAATTAATGAAAAGTTCTTCTTCAAAAAGAATGGGACTGAACAATGA